In the Helianthus annuus cultivar XRQ/B chromosome 11, HanXRQr2.0-SUNRISE, whole genome shotgun sequence genome, one interval contains:
- the LOC110942587 gene encoding RNA polymerase II degradation factor 1-like, which translates to MDKKSKVSKTQTKGDEPILDASTSVAQTSVVEPTTPGDHDTTTGVVKPTPAKNEKKPSISKKPTKTKQNKKGPLEDEIPEMVRSPPNQTPLESSQKDHVVSTGKPHQEADLSLERMHKSPSPRAMSLSTPQPSPSIPRTFIPLLNAIEPQIQLSSSQPPIIESTLPQVSESEQSQSANPQASIEEATPLEFQETLGGSSSEQPLQLVNPLVFSWKVVTSLRLP; encoded by the exons ATGGACAAAAAGTCAAAAGTTTCCAAAACACAAACGAAGGGGGATGAGCCTATTTTAGATGCGTCCACATCTGTTGCTCAAACCTCTGTTGTTGAGCCCACTACTCCTGGTGATCATGACACCACAACCGGTGTTGTGAAACCCACACCAGCAAAAAACGAAAAGAAACCTTCCATCTCCAAAAAGCCCacgaaaacaaaacaaaataaaaagggtcctctggaagatgagatcccggAG atggTAAGATCTCCACCTAACCAAACTCCTCTGgaatcctcacaaaaggatcatgttgtaagCACGGGGAAACCACATCAAGAAGCAGACCTTTCACTTGAAAGAATGCATAAAAGCCCCTCTCCAAGGGCTATGTCTCTTTCCACCCCACAACCCTCTCCATCAATTCCACGTACATTTATACCCTTGCTTAATGCAATTGAGCCTCAGATACAACTCAGCTCCTCTCAACCACCCATTATTGAGAGTACACTCCCACAAGTGTCTGAGTCTGAACAATCTCAATCTGCTAACCCCCAAGCATCAATTGAGGAGGCTACACCCCTTGAGTTTCAagaaactcttggtggtagttcaagtgagcagccactacaactggtGAACCCATTGGTTTTCAGTTGGAAAGTGGTTACATCtttaagactcccttga